ACACCTTCCGATGCGAGGATTGCGACGCGGAGCGCGAGGTCATGGCGGAGTTCGCCGAGGCCGAGGCGCTGGAGCTTCTGTGCTTCGCCTGCGGTGGCACGATGCGGCGGGCGCCGGTGATGACGCTCAATGTCATCGGCCCCGCGATCCGCGCGAAGAATGCCGAAAGGGCCTCCGAAGAGAGGGCTTACTTCGCCAAGGCCTGCGGCCACACCCATGCCTGCCGCTGCGGGGTGAAACTGACCCGGCAGAACCCGTTCAGGCAGGAAATCCGCGCCGCGCACGGGTTTACCGACGAGAACTGACCGGCACCGCGCAAGACACGACCGACTGCAAGATGATCTGGGAACACCGCCTGTACGCGCGTTTCCCGGCAAGGAGGATTTATGGCCACCTATCCGCTCAAGGTTTGCGAAAAACGCATGGAGTGCAACGACACGGCAAGCCTGTGGCTGGATGTGCCACAGGATCTGGCCGGCGCCTTTACCTACCGGCCGGGGCAATTCCTGACCGTGGAAAACGACGACGGCGGCGATCTGATCTCGCGGCAATATTCGTTGTCGTCCTCGCCCGGCGCCCATCCCAGACTGCGTATCACCGTAAAAAAGATCGAGGGCGGGCGTATGTCCACCTGGCTCGTGGATCAGGCCGGAGAGGGCGACTATCTCGAGGTCCAGACCCCGCGCGGCCGCTTCTTCAAGGATCTGGACGCGCCGCATCACGTCCTGATGCTCGCCGCCGGGTCGGGCATCGCGCCAATCCTGTCGATCGGTCGCTGGCTGCTGGAATCAAACCAGGGCCACACCGTCACCTTCGTTTACGGCAACCGGACCCCCGACACGGTGATCCTGGCCGACGAGATGGCCGAGATCGCCGAACGCCATGCCGGAATCTGCCGGATCGAACACGTGATGAGCCGCGCGGGAGAGGACTGGACCGGCGCCCATGGTCGCATCGACCGCGCCTATATCGAGGCGCATTTTGCCAGCTGGCAGGCCGCATCCGAGCTGCCGATGGTGGCCTATATGTGCGGCCCCGAAGGCTTCATGGATTCCGCCGAGGGCGCGCTGATGAGCGCCGGGCTCTCCGCCTCCGCAATCCACCGCGAAAGCTTCGACATGGTGCTGGAGGACGATGAAACCGAACCGGGCCTCGAAGTGGTCGCCGAAGACGATCCCGGCGAAGATGGTCCGCCCGCCACGATCGTCGCCGTCGTCGGAGGCGAGGAATACGAAGCCGACTGGCAGGAGGGCGAGAACATCCTCGCCGCCCTGCTGCGCATGGATGCGGACGTCCCCTTCTCCTGCCAGGAAGGCACCTGTTCCTCCTGCATCTCCAAGCTGACCGCCGGGCGGATCGAAGTGCGTCCCGGTGTGCTGCAAACGCTGCGAGAGGACGACCTTGCCGAAGGGCTGACCCTCGCCTGCCTGTCGCGCCCACTCACCCGCACCATCCGCATTGATTTCGACGAGATCTGAGCCATGCACAATTCCCTTCTGCTGACCAACCTGCACTTGCTCACGCTCGAGGGCGAAACGCCCGCGACAGACCCGCTTCCCGATGCGGTGGTCGCCATCGAGGACGGGCAGTTCACCTATGCCGGTCCGAAGGCCGGGTTTCGGGGCGACCTGTCGGCGGCGCGCGACATGGGCGGTGCGCTGGCCCTACCGGGGCTGGTGGCCTGCCACGCGCCGCTGCTCTGGCTTGGCGAGGCCGCGCCCCCTGCCTCGCTCGACGCCACGGAATACCGTGCGCTCGCCCGTCGGGTGGCCGAAGCGACCACCCGTGCCGATGAGAACGCGCTGCTCTCGGCGCTCGACGAACGGATCGCCCGGCTGCGTCGCTCCGGCGTAACGGCCTGCGAACTGAAATGCGGCTTTGGCGCGACCGCAACGGACGAACTTCGGCTGACCGCGCTCCTGCGCCGGGCCGCAGGAGATCTGCCCGTGCAAAGCCGCATCACGCTTTTCATCGGACACCAGTTTCCCGAGGACAGCGATCCGGATGAAGTCCTTGCCGGGATCGAAACCACAATCGTGCCGGAAACCTACGCCCTCGGCTGTGCCGACGCCGTGGAGGTGTTCTGCGACGAGGACGCGGCGCTCGATCTCGACCAATGCTCGACCATCCTCGAACTCTACTACAAAAAGAAGACGCCAAGCCGGGTCTCCTGCGACCGGTTCGAGGATGCCGCGGGCGCGACGCTGCCCGCCTCCTTCTATTCCCGTGCCGCCACCTTCCTGAACCACACCGACGAGACGGGGCTCGACGGCCTCGCACGCGTCGGAACGGTGGCTGTTCTGATCCCCGAAGCAATGGAGCGCGATACCGGAGCGCCGGCACCGCGGCTGGACGTGCTACGCGCCTCCGGCGCACGCATCGCGTTGTCGGTCCACGCCGGCCCGGACGGCGGCGACTTCGACATACTGGCAGCGATGCGCGCCGGGTACCGGCGGCTCGGCCTCACGCCCGCGGAATGCCTTCTCGGTGTGACGCGGCACGCGGCCAGGGCGCTGGGGCTCGACGACAGTGCTGGTGTGATCGCGCCAGGCCGCCCAGCCGATCTCGCCCTCTTCGGAGCACAGACTCCTTCCGACCTCGTTACCGGCGACGCCGACTGTCTCGCGGTCATCCGCAATGGTGCGCTGGAGGTCTTCGACCAAACCCTTAGCCAAGGATTGACCGCCAATGCCTGAAGCAAGCCTGTCCGTGCTCCCCGCCCGCCTGATCGACGGCGACATCTCCCTCGAACTGCCGCCGGACGCAGTCGACAAGTTCAGGCCGGACGCGAAGGTGCTGTCGCCGGGAGCCAAGGTCTTTCTGCCGCATCTGGAAGGCAAACCCCCGGAGCAGCAGGTCGCGGCGGCGAAGGCGTTGATCGATATGGGCTACACACCCGTCGTGCATCTGGGCGCGCGCCATTTCGCCACCGAGGCCGATTTCGTTCGGCATCTGGAGGCGCACAGCGCCAACGGCGTGACCCATGCACTGTTTCTCGGCGGCAATCCCGCGCGGTATTCCGGCCCCTTCGGGCAGGCGCTCGACCTGCTGCACCATCCGTCTCTGCACGACAGCGGCATACGCAGGGCCTTCCTCGGCGGCTATCCCGAGGGACATCCCGACATTTCCGAAGACAGGCTCGACGCGGCGCTCTCAGCGAAGATCGACCGTTGTCACGACATCGGGCTTGCCCCTGAGGTCGTCACGCAATTCGCCTTTGACGGCGAGGTTCTGGCAGGTTTCGCATGGAGGATGCAGGCGCGGCATCCCGATGTGCCCGTCCGTCTCGGCCTCGCCGGCGTGACCTCGCTTCCCAAGCTGATCCGCTACGCGATCATGTGCGGCGTCGGACCGTCGCTTTCGGTGCTGAAGAAATCGTCCGGCAAACTCCTCGGCGTGCTCGCCGACAAGGACCCGTCGGATGTGGCCAACGTCATCGAGCAGCGGATCACGGATCACGACGGGCGCGTCGAGTTGCATTTCTTTCCCTTTGGGGGATGGCAGAAGACGCTCGACTGGCTTCAGCGCTATCGGGAGACGCCATGACCTGCGCGCATGGAGGACCTGCGGCACCGGCGATGCCCGTGGGCCGCTTCCTGAAGCGGGACGAAATTCGGCAGCTCAAGCGCAAGTGCCGGGAGCGGAATGCCGATGCGGCACTCGTACTGCTTGAACACAGCATTCGGTGCGGTCACCGACGCCTGGCCCTGCGGCGCCTTTTCGTCGCGCTGGAGCTTGGTGCGATCTGCACGTCGAGGCATATGCGATATTGCCACTTCGTTGCCAGAGCCTACAGCCCGGTGGAACTAGATGAAATCCGCCGGGGCGCGCTGAGCGACACCGCCGACAGGAGCCAAACCCGGCCCCCGTAAATTCCGCCCGCCGGACTTGAGATGCTCAAAACCAAAACTCTCCCTTGCACTCCGGACCGCCCCTTACAAGGTCTCGCATCGGCCAAGGCTGTTCCGGGTACGCGCGTTTTACCTGCCCTCGTGCAAGACCGCCAATAACGTCTTGTGCAGAAGGAGTCGGCAACCCGAGATAATCTAGGATCCTGCATAGCCCCGTTGCCGCCCATAATAACGAGCCTTCTCGCTATCCCTGCAGCCTAGTACCGGAATATCTGATATTCCCACTGGGACAAGTGTTAAGAGGCACTTCAAGTCGGGCGGATAACAAAACGGCCGGGATGCAGCGGCCATTGCGGTGTCGACCAGGTAATGCGCTCAACTGCGGGCCCAACCCGTTTTGCGCTCGCGGAAGATCGAGATCGCCACCACCGCGCCCGTGGCCGCGGCTGCCGTGAAGACCAGAAAGGCCAAGTGGAATCCCCCTGCCGTGATCAAAGGCTGCGTCAAGATGGGGGAGATGAACTGACCGATGAATAGGCTGAAGGTCAGCGCACCCGAGGCTATGCCGTGATGGCGCATCGGCACCGCATCCAAGGTCGAGTTCAGGAGCGTCGGCACGATCAGCCCCGGCCCCATGCCCACAAGCAAGGAGGCCACGGCAATCATCGGCACCAGTTGCACGTAACTCATCAGCAGGAAGCCCGCAGCCAGCATCAGGAAGCCCGCGCTCAGCACACCACCACGCCCCAAAGTCCGCCGTAGAGTCGGATAGACTATGGCGATGGTGCCCGCAGCCAAGGTCACGCAGACCATCATCAGAGCTGCCGTACTCGCATCGGTATGGCCGAGTTCCCCCAAATAGAAGGCGATCTGCGTCGGCAGAATGTAGAAAATGGAGAAGGTCAGCGCCATAAGCAGCAACCCTGTGCCTAATACCCGCGGCCAGCCTTCCTGCCCCTGCGCGGGCGGGCGACTGCCATCCTTGTGGGAATGGCTCTTCGGCTCCTCCAAGCAAACATAGAGGATCGGCAGATAGATCAGGCCGACCAGGTAGAGCGCGAACGGATAGAAGGCGGAATGGTTGGCCAGCTGTCCCGCCACGGCGATGAATATCAACCCACCGAAGTTGATGAAGGTCATTTGCAGGCCCATGAACCTGCCGCGTTCGGGACCGTGAAAATACTGCGCCACCAGTGCGGTCATCGCGGTCATCAGCAGCGCGACGCCCATACCCAGGATCAGGCGGGTCGCCAGCAGGGCACGCAACGTCGGCGCCCAGAGACCTGCACTGCCGGCCAAGCCGAAAAGCGCGGCACCGATAATCAGCATGACCTTGCGGCCGACGCGATCAATCAGCAGCCCAGCAAAGGGCGCGATCACTGCGACCGTCAGCGAGGGCGCCGTGATCAGAAGCCGGGTCAACATATCGGCATTGGGGGTCGCGGCGAAATAAGCCTCGATCCCCGGCAGTCCGGGACTGATGATGGCATTGGACATGACCGTCAGCGTGGCGGCAAGAAGCAACGCGACAGCGCGACGGTCCTTCAGAAGAGAACCCACGGCAGGTACCTGTGTATATGGGGATTATAATTTACCAAACCTGTAACTTGTTAGAAGAAAACATTCAAGCTTGCGGCGATACCGCGTGGTGCTGTCGTGGGAAGATTGTGTCCACTTGCCGTTGATGAACAGCCGTGGCGGACGCGTCAGGAAGCGCGCGGCCTCGTCGGAATAAGGAAGCTGCGACAGGGGCTTGCTGTGAGATGACATGATGCGGTTCTTCATGGTCAACGCCGGTCGAAGCGATCGGATCGCTGTTTGCAAGCAATACGACTCCATCGGGCGACCCGAGTGGCCGTCCGGCAGGAAGTGCAATGAAGGAAGGGTGAGTGAGAGGTAGCCGTCAAACAGAGCAGCTAAAGCGTTTCGGCTTGAACTTGAATCGGCGGGGGTTTCCTTGAGGTGGCTGATGTGATTCATCCTGTTTGGGAGGATGGATCATGTCAGCACCTTTGCCGAATGCGCTTCGGGCGCGGTTTCAGGAGTATATTGAGGAAGGGTTAAGCGGGCGGGCGGCGGCGTTGCGCCTGAAAGTGTCTGCGGCGACAGGCGCGCGGTGGGCGCGTCAGGTTCGGACCAAGGGCCATGCGGAGCCCGCACCGCAAGGCCCGCCACGTGGTCGGGGAAAGCTGGCAGCGCATCAGGCTTTCCTGAAGGAACTGGTCGCGCAAGACCCCGACATCACGCTCTTTGAGTTGCGCGACGCGCTGGCGGCCGCGGCAGGCGTGCGGGTGCATCATTCTTCCATCGCCAACCTGCTGTCCCGGCTCGGTTTCACATACAAAAAAAGTCGCTGGTCGCCACCGAGCGCGGTCGCGCCAAGGTAAGACAGCAGCGGACTGAGTGGTTCAAGCATCGGCTGCCTGCCATTGCGGCCTTTCCCGAACGCGTTGTCTTTATTGATGAAACGGCAGTGAAGACCAACCTGACCCGTCTGCGTGGCCGGGCCAAGCGGGGTCATCGCCTGACCATGGATGCACCGTTTGGCAGTTGGGGAACCCAAACGCTGATCGCCGGGCTGGCCTCGGATGCTTTGATCGCACCATGGGTCATCAAGGGTGCCATGGATGGCCCCGCCTTTGCCGTCTACATCCGAGAAGTGCTTGTCCCGGAGATCGCCCCCGGCACCGTTGTCATCCTGGACAATCTGGCGACCCATCGGAACAAGGAGGCGGCTCAGGCCTTGCACGACCACGGCTGCTGGTTTCTGTACCTCCCGCCTTACTCGCCGGATCTCAATCCCATCGAGCAAGCATTCTCCAAACTGAAAGCTCACCTTCGAAAGATCGGCGCCAGAACCTTCACCGAAGTCTTCGACGCCATCGGCGCAATCTGCGAGCTCTACGACCCAACAGAGTGCTGGAACTACTTCAAGGCTGCTGGATATGTCTCAGGTTAAAGCCGAAATGCTCTAACCCCGCTTTGCTGACGGTCTAGCCGGCGGAGACGGTCCGGCCTGCCGCGTCGAGTTCCGCGAAATCCTCATCAGACAGCGTGATGGATGCAGCCTGAACATTCTGTTCCAGATGGCGCACCTTCGATGTGCCGGGGATCGGCAGGATGACCGGGCTGCGTTTGAGCAGCCATGCAATCGCGATCTGGCTCGGTGACGCCTCATGCTTCCCGGCAATTACCCCGAGGATCGAACCGGGCTGCGCCAGGGCGCCCGCCGCAAGCGGGAACCACGGAATGAAACCGATGCCGTGATCGGTGCAGTAGTCAACGACGGCGTCGTGTACCCGCGTCGTGAGATTGTACATGTTCTGCACTGTGGCGACGGGGAAAAACTTCGATGCCGCCTCGATCTCCGCGATGCCGACTTCGCTGAGACCAGCGTGACGGATCGTGCCTTCATCGATCAACTGTCTGACGGCATCATACTGTTCATCGGCGGGAACCTGCGGATCGACCCGGTGGAGTTGCCAGAGGTCGATCTGGTCGAGGCCGAGATTGCGAAGGCTCTTGTGCGCCTGCTGGATGAGATATTCCGGCCGTCCGACCGGCACCCAGACTTCGGCGGAGGGGCGCACCACGCCCCCCTTGGTCGCGACCACGAGGCCATCGCGATAAGGATGCAGCGCTTCCCGGATCAGTTCCTCGGAAACATCCGGGCCATAGCTGTCGGCCGTATCGACAAAGTTGATGCCCAGGTCGAGCAGCCGGCGAAGCGTTTTGAGCACTTCCTCCCTGTCTTCGGGTGGGCCGTAGCTGCCCCCTCCTTGACCTGCGAGACGGAGACCGCCGAAACCGAGACGGGCGATTTCGATCTCTCCGCCGATTTTGAATGTGCCGGCGGACTTGGCGTTGGTGTTTGTCATTGTCTGCTCCTGAGCATGATGCCGCCAATGTGGCGGGGTTGCGAGCGGTCGGCGAGGTTTGCCGGGGTTGATCGTCTAACTATTTAATAATGTCCGTTATAAAACAGCGCTTGCATTTTCCGTCAAGGAGTTTTTTAATGACCTTTATGAAAAAGAAGGAAAGACGCCCGCCGGGCAGGCCGCGCAGTTTTGACCGAGAAGCCGCGCTTGAGAGCGCCATGCGGCTGTTCTGGCGGCATGGTTATGACGGCGTGTCATATCAGCAACTGATGGAAGCGATGCAGGTGACCCCGCCGACCGTCTATGCGGCGTTCGGCAACAAGGCCTCTCTGTATAAACATACCTTGGATCACTACTATTGCACCCGGGTTGGCAGCATGTCCTATCTGGACGCCGCCGGCTCCCTTGCTGAGGCAGCGGACCTGTTCCTGCATTCGACCGCTAAAGCGCTTGTCGATCCGGAGGGGGAACGCGGATGCATGATCAATGTCGGCATGCTTGCGTCTCATCCTGACAACGCGGCGCTCACGCAGGACCTGGTGGAGCGCCGCGCCCGGTTTCAGGCAAACATCGCCCAAGCATTTCGGAGATGGGTGCCGACGGATGAAGACGCCGCGAAACTGGCTCGCTTTCTCAATACTATGCTGCAGGGGATGAGCGTTCAGGCGCGAAACGGGGCGACGCTGGAAGAGCTGAATGAAACCATCCAATATGCCCTCCATGGCCTTGGGCCTCTCGATGCCGCCCATTCAAACGACCAGCTTGCCGATTGATTGCTATGACATCGGTATAGGCGGTGCTACCGGCATGTCCCTTTCAGGACCTGATAGAAGCATCATCCTGATGATCGGCCGCTCGAGC
The nucleotide sequence above comes from Celeribacter indicus. Encoded proteins:
- a CDS encoding amidohydrolase family protein, whose translation is MHNSLLLTNLHLLTLEGETPATDPLPDAVVAIEDGQFTYAGPKAGFRGDLSAARDMGGALALPGLVACHAPLLWLGEAAPPASLDATEYRALARRVAEATTRADENALLSALDERIARLRRSGVTACELKCGFGATATDELRLTALLRRAAGDLPVQSRITLFIGHQFPEDSDPDEVLAGIETTIVPETYALGCADAVEVFCDEDAALDLDQCSTILELYYKKKTPSRVSCDRFEDAAGATLPASFYSRAATFLNHTDETGLDGLARVGTVAVLIPEAMERDTGAPAPRLDVLRASGARIALSVHAGPDGGDFDILAAMRAGYRRLGLTPAECLLGVTRHAARALGLDDSAGVIAPGRPADLALFGAQTPSDLVTGDADCLAVIRNGALEVFDQTLSQGLTANA
- a CDS encoding MFS transporter; this translates as MGSLLKDRRAVALLLAATLTVMSNAIISPGLPGIEAYFAATPNADMLTRLLITAPSLTVAVIAPFAGLLIDRVGRKVMLIIGAALFGLAGSAGLWAPTLRALLATRLILGMGVALLMTAMTALVAQYFHGPERGRFMGLQMTFINFGGLIFIAVAGQLANHSAFYPFALYLVGLIYLPILYVCLEEPKSHSHKDGSRPPAQGQEGWPRVLGTGLLLMALTFSIFYILPTQIAFYLGELGHTDASTAALMMVCVTLAAGTIAIVYPTLRRTLGRGGVLSAGFLMLAAGFLLMSYVQLVPMIAVASLLVGMGPGLIVPTLLNSTLDAVPMRHHGIASGALTFSLFIGQFISPILTQPLITAGGFHLAFLVFTAAAATGAVVAISIFRERKTGWARS
- a CDS encoding methylenetetrahydrofolate reductase, with protein sequence MPEASLSVLPARLIDGDISLELPPDAVDKFRPDAKVLSPGAKVFLPHLEGKPPEQQVAAAKALIDMGYTPVVHLGARHFATEADFVRHLEAHSANGVTHALFLGGNPARYSGPFGQALDLLHHPSLHDSGIRRAFLGGYPEGHPDISEDRLDAALSAKIDRCHDIGLAPEVVTQFAFDGEVLAGFAWRMQARHPDVPVRLGLAGVTSLPKLIRYAIMCGVGPSLSVLKKSSGKLLGVLADKDPSDVANVIEQRITDHDGRVELHFFPFGGWQKTLDWLQRYRETP
- a CDS encoding zinc ribbon domain-containing protein, whose protein sequence is MPIYTFRCEDCDAEREVMAEFAEAEALELLCFACGGTMRRAPVMTLNVIGPAIRAKNAERASEERAYFAKACGHTHACRCGVKLTRQNPFRQEIRAAHGFTDEN
- a CDS encoding TetR/AcrR family transcriptional regulator, whose amino-acid sequence is MTFMKKKERRPPGRPRSFDREAALESAMRLFWRHGYDGVSYQQLMEAMQVTPPTVYAAFGNKASLYKHTLDHYYCTRVGSMSYLDAAGSLAEAADLFLHSTAKALVDPEGERGCMINVGMLASHPDNAALTQDLVERRARFQANIAQAFRRWVPTDEDAAKLARFLNTMLQGMSVQARNGATLEELNETIQYALHGLGPLDAAHSNDQLAD
- a CDS encoding ferredoxin--NADP reductase, which produces MATYPLKVCEKRMECNDTASLWLDVPQDLAGAFTYRPGQFLTVENDDGGDLISRQYSLSSSPGAHPRLRITVKKIEGGRMSTWLVDQAGEGDYLEVQTPRGRFFKDLDAPHHVLMLAAGSGIAPILSIGRWLLESNQGHTVTFVYGNRTPDTVILADEMAEIAERHAGICRIEHVMSRAGEDWTGAHGRIDRAYIEAHFASWQAASELPMVAYMCGPEGFMDSAEGALMSAGLSASAIHRESFDMVLEDDETEPGLEVVAEDDPGEDGPPATIVAVVGGEEYEADWQEGENILAALLRMDADVPFSCQEGTCSSCISKLTAGRIEVRPGVLQTLREDDLAEGLTLACLSRPLTRTIRIDFDEI
- a CDS encoding IS630 family transposase (programmed frameshift) codes for the protein MSAPLPNALRARFQEYIEEGLSGRAAALRLKVSAATGARWARQVRTKGHAEPAPQGPPRGRGKLAAHQAFLKELVAQDPDITLFELRDALAAAAGVRVHHSSIANLLSRLGFTYKKSLVATERGRAKVRQQRTEWFKHRLPAIAAFPERVVFIDETAVKTNLTRLRGRAKRGHRLTMDAPFGSWGTQTLIAGLASDALIAPWVIKGAMDGPAFAVYIREVLVPEIAPGTVVILDNLATHRNKEAAQALHDHGCWFLYLPPYSPDLNPIEQAFSKLKAHLRKIGARTFTEVFDAIGAICELYDPTECWNYFKAAGYVSG
- a CDS encoding aldo/keto reductase; translated protein: MTNTNAKSAGTFKIGGEIEIARLGFGGLRLAGQGGGSYGPPEDREEVLKTLRRLLDLGINFVDTADSYGPDVSEELIREALHPYRDGLVVATKGGVVRPSAEVWVPVGRPEYLIQQAHKSLRNLGLDQIDLWQLHRVDPQVPADEQYDAVRQLIDEGTIRHAGLSEVGIAEIEAASKFFPVATVQNMYNLTTRVHDAVVDYCTDHGIGFIPWFPLAAGALAQPGSILGVIAGKHEASPSQIAIAWLLKRSPVILPIPGTSKVRHLEQNVQAASITLSDEDFAELDAAGRTVSAG